Proteins co-encoded in one Candidatus Cloacimonadota bacterium genomic window:
- a CDS encoding tetratricopeptide repeat protein yields MGSSKFFTHKPHRRLGNLFPAVLTLVFALFIFGGLWGQSIRETDEFNYITELFYSPDADSEELWEEIEAFSNRWPDSPYDEFISYMKANMALRKGDIDQSGLIYEELLSRDVHPAILPDILLNFAIVKYHQSLFPTALELLDDLETLAPHPWYEYQAKLWRGRVKAMQELWFSAAEEYQKALAIDAEEARFDYYKVLLALGRDETATAILDSLSTGDPDWEDYHGAWLDRLLTEGRYEDFETHLDSLDALFTNTPVFGLLRTRKALLIHDYDSARLVMDNLEDSGEIGLFYHALLLEQDGNLGAADSIFRFIQISSDPDLAVLSYFERLKIIYEKNPESAIHQLQDYLDKRQDKRGEALHILGQFRFNAGDYLGALKAFIEASNHILPVAIAEKNQILGARCYDALGQTKLCVETSNRYLNSHPQGIYRDQAFYYLAKNSPEEPELAKLNYQRLLRDYPDSPFANQARFALAEIHFYASEYKRAIELYQDVVPSEENQAVLSLRLAQAHYFDRDIAGAEAILEENPELDEDFETALLRAGIAFSKKDFEQALKLFSEARSISSTPQQNTEARSYEAYTLYHMGRHGEASQVFLELADSGENADIYLYQAAKSAAQGKQWLRALEIYDRWLDEFPDSELFLNVLADIAVTNFNLGRYGESLSGWLNILRRFTSNTFVADEDMPLLAEVFTGIETSSRKLTGYDHIEEISQLIDSFKSDYIKFELEYILVKLYANAELWAELLREASQFRQSLDLPSQRQNEFDRLLLESLMRLNRLEEADSLAIEIHERAPSQELMIQWAELAEMAGDTELAQERYLKAFQMAPEAGIWLSLLDLSAQNHWLDFPNLWELGAEWQELHPQSHLQRLGYLFETGNLDEASALADSLLDSQSNPWIRAHAEIWLGKALLEKGEAAAARRAFQRIRLLWQEFPDVHAQACYYSVLSLIALDELQEARLALAEYSPLLDSEQLSHLETLLQEN; encoded by the coding sequence CGCAAGGGCGATATCGACCAAAGTGGGCTGATTTATGAGGAATTGCTTTCCCGGGATGTTCATCCCGCAATTTTGCCCGATATCTTGTTAAACTTCGCCATCGTGAAATATCATCAAAGCCTCTTCCCCACGGCGTTGGAGCTTTTGGACGATTTGGAGACTTTGGCGCCCCACCCTTGGTATGAATATCAGGCAAAACTGTGGCGTGGGCGCGTGAAAGCCATGCAGGAACTATGGTTCAGCGCCGCTGAGGAATATCAAAAAGCCCTCGCCATCGACGCGGAGGAAGCGAGGTTCGATTATTACAAGGTTCTTTTGGCTTTGGGACGGGATGAAACCGCCACGGCGATTCTGGATTCGCTTTCCACCGGGGACCCGGATTGGGAAGATTATCACGGAGCCTGGCTGGACCGGCTTCTTACCGAGGGTCGCTATGAGGATTTTGAAACTCATCTGGATTCTTTGGATGCATTGTTCACAAACACCCCGGTTTTTGGCTTGTTGAGGACGCGTAAAGCGCTTTTAATCCATGATTATGACAGCGCCAGGCTGGTGATGGATAATCTGGAGGACTCTGGTGAAATCGGGCTTTTCTATCACGCTTTGCTTTTGGAACAGGACGGAAATCTGGGCGCTGCGGATTCCATTTTCCGCTTTATCCAAATTTCTTCCGACCCGGATTTGGCTGTTCTTTCCTATTTTGAGCGGCTTAAAATCATCTATGAGAAAAACCCGGAATCTGCCATCCATCAGCTTCAGGATTATCTGGATAAAAGACAGGATAAACGGGGTGAAGCGCTGCATATTTTGGGGCAATTCCGTTTTAACGCTGGGGATTATCTGGGCGCGCTGAAAGCCTTTATCGAGGCGTCAAACCATATTTTACCCGTCGCCATTGCGGAGAAAAACCAGATTCTTGGCGCCCGCTGTTATGACGCTTTGGGACAAACAAAGCTTTGCGTTGAGACCTCCAACCGCTATCTGAACAGCCATCCCCAGGGAATCTACCGTGACCAAGCTTTTTATTATCTGGCGAAAAACTCACCTGAGGAGCCGGAGCTTGCCAAACTGAACTATCAAAGGCTTTTAAGGGATTATCCGGATTCGCCGTTTGCAAACCAGGCTCGCTTCGCCCTGGCGGAAATCCATTTTTACGCCTCGGAATACAAGAGGGCCATCGAGCTTTATCAGGATGTGGTTCCCAGCGAGGAGAATCAGGCTGTTCTGAGCTTGCGCTTGGCTCAGGCGCATTATTTTGACAGGGATATCGCTGGCGCTGAGGCGATTTTGGAAGAGAATCCGGAGCTTGATGAGGATTTTGAAACGGCTCTCCTCAGGGCTGGAATAGCTTTTTCCAAAAAGGATTTCGAGCAGGCGTTGAAACTCTTTTCCGAGGCGCGCTCAATTTCATCAACTCCGCAGCAAAATACTGAGGCCAGGTCTTATGAGGCCTATACATTATATCACATGGGCAGACACGGTGAGGCCTCGCAGGTGTTTTTGGAACTGGCAGACAGCGGAGAGAACGCCGATATCTACCTCTATCAGGCAGCAAAATCCGCCGCTCAGGGGAAGCAGTGGCTTCGCGCTTTGGAAATCTATGACCGTTGGCTGGATGAATTTCCGGATTCCGAGCTGTTCCTGAATGTTTTGGCGGATATCGCGGTGACGAATTTTAACCTGGGGCGCTATGGCGAATCGCTTTCCGGCTGGTTGAATATCCTCAGACGCTTCACTTCCAACACCTTTGTGGCGGATGAAGATATGCCTCTCTTGGCTGAGGTTTTCACCGGAATCGAGACCAGTTCCCGCAAATTGACGGGATATGACCACATCGAGGAAATCTCGCAACTCATCGACAGCTTCAAAAGCGATTATATCAAGTTTGAGCTGGAATATATCCTGGTGAAGCTTTATGCCAATGCCGAACTTTGGGCGGAGCTTCTGCGGGAAGCTTCTCAATTCCGCCAAAGCTTGGACCTGCCATCGCAAAGACAAAATGAATTCGACCGCCTGCTTTTGGAATCACTCATGCGTTTGAACCGACTTGAGGAAGCGGACAGCCTGGCCATCGAAATCCATGAACGCGCTCCCAGCCAGGAATTGATGATACAATGGGCGGAACTGGCAGAGATGGCTGGAGATACCGAATTGGCGCAGGAACGCTATTTGAAGGCCTTCCAGATGGCTCCTGAGGCTGGTATCTGGCTTAGTTTGCTTGACCTTTCAGCCCAAAACCATTGGTTGGATTTCCCCAATCTGTGGGAGTTGGGAGCGGAATGGCAGGAGCTTCATCCTCAGTCACATCTTCAGCGGTTGGGTTATCTGTTTGAAACGGGAAACCTGGACGAAGCCAGCGCTTTGGCGGATTCACTTTTGGACAGCCAAAGCAACCCCTGGATTCGCGCCCACGCGGAAATCTGGCTGGGTAAAGCTCTCTTGGAAAAAGGCGAAGCCGCCGCGGCTCGCAGAGCCTTTCAAAGAATCCGGCTGCTTTGGCAGGAATTTCCGGATGTCCACGCCCAGGCTTGTTATTACAGCGTTTTGAGCCTCATCGCTTTGGATGAACTCCAGGAAGCCCGTCTGGCTTTGGCAGAATACAGTCCACTGCTGGATTCCGAACAGCTTTCGCATCTCGAAACCCTGCTTCAGGAAAACTAA